A stretch of the Sulfuritortus calidifontis genome encodes the following:
- a CDS encoding flagellar brake protein codes for MAETKDLVRIRASEIVVGQPLPWSAYDANGRLLLSRGQVVQSLNQVHGLLQRGLFREVFGRERGPAPEVVADETRVKAAELTPFEDLKLAPGEVVQLQPLAAGAKETYKVRLVGYSKGHSILISVPEAGGKLLPISDGQIFNVRVFSGLVIGSFTAKVLKVLFAPYPYLHLSYPNGVQTMRLRKAMRAAVELEATVYDKEGGSPLATGLINDISVGGARLLLGKAVGDKERTLVVGFKAHVGEIEESVQVTAVVRSVVADTGPDGQPRNVYGLQFENLNQHQQLFLMNLVYKLIYKDTI; via the coding sequence ATGGCTGAAACGAAGGATCTGGTCCGCATCCGGGCCTCCGAGATCGTGGTCGGCCAGCCGCTGCCCTGGTCGGCCTATGACGCCAACGGCCGCCTGCTGCTGAGCCGCGGCCAGGTGGTGCAGAGCCTGAACCAGGTGCACGGGCTGCTCCAGCGCGGCCTGTTCCGCGAGGTGTTCGGCCGCGAGCGCGGCCCCGCACCCGAGGTGGTGGCCGACGAGACCCGGGTGAAGGCGGCCGAGCTCACGCCGTTCGAGGATCTCAAGCTGGCACCGGGCGAGGTGGTGCAGTTGCAGCCGCTGGCGGCCGGGGCCAAGGAAACCTACAAGGTGCGCCTGGTCGGCTACAGCAAGGGCCACAGCATCCTGATCAGCGTGCCTGAGGCTGGCGGCAAGCTGCTGCCCATCAGCGATGGCCAGATCTTCAATGTGCGCGTGTTCTCCGGCCTGGTCATCGGCAGCTTCACCGCCAAGGTGCTCAAGGTGTTGTTCGCGCCATATCCCTATCTGCACCTGTCCTATCCGAACGGCGTGCAGACCATGCGCCTGCGCAAGGCTATGCGGGCGGCGGTGGAACTGGAGGCCACGGTGTATGACAAGGAGGGCGGCAGCCCGCTCGCCACCGGTCTGATCAACGACATCAGCGTCGGCGGTGCCCGGCTGCTGCTCGGCAAGGCGGTCGGCGACAAGGAGCGAACCCTGGTCGTCGGCTTCAAGGCCCATGTCGGCGAGATCGAGGAGTCGGTGCAGGTCACCGCGGTGGTGCGCTCGGTCGTGGCCGACACCGGTCCGGACGGCCAGCCGCGCAACGTCTACGGCCTGCAGTTCGAGAACCTCAATCAGCATCAGCAGCTGTTCCTGATGAACCTGGTCTACAAGCTCATTTACAAGGACACCATCTAA
- a CDS encoding thymidylate synthase yields the protein MQQYHDLLRHVLAHGVEKSDRTGTGTLSVFGYQMRFDLGRGFPLLTTKKVHLKSIIHELLWFLKGDTNIQYLKENGVTIWDEWADEQGNLGPVYGSQWRSWPAADGRHIDQISQVVEQIKTNPDSRRLIVSAWNVGELDKMKLPPCHAFFQFYVEPDRAGGQARLCCQLYQRSADIFLGVPFNIASYALLTMMMAQVCNLRPGDFVHTLGDAHIYLNHMEQVSLQLSRDFRPLPTMRINPEVTDIFGFKYEDFTLENYDPHPGIKAPVAV from the coding sequence ATGCAGCAGTATCACGACCTGTTGCGCCATGTGCTCGCCCATGGCGTCGAGAAATCCGACCGCACCGGCACTGGCACCCTTTCCGTGTTCGGCTATCAGATGCGGTTCGATCTGGGCCGGGGTTTCCCCCTGCTCACCACCAAGAAGGTCCACCTCAAGTCCATCATTCACGAACTGCTGTGGTTCCTCAAGGGTGACACCAACATCCAGTACCTCAAGGAAAACGGCGTGACCATCTGGGACGAATGGGCCGACGAGCAGGGCAACCTCGGTCCGGTCTACGGCTCGCAATGGCGCTCCTGGCCGGCCGCCGACGGTCGCCACATCGACCAGATCAGCCAGGTGGTCGAACAGATCAAGACCAACCCCGATTCGCGCCGGCTCATCGTCTCGGCCTGGAACGTGGGCGAGCTAGACAAGATGAAGCTGCCGCCCTGCCACGCCTTCTTTCAGTTCTACGTCGAGCCCGACCGCGCCGGCGGCCAGGCCCGGCTGTGCTGCCAGCTCTACCAGCGCAGCGCCGACATCTTCCTCGGCGTGCCGTTCAACATCGCCAGCTACGCCCTGCTGACCATGATGATGGCCCAGGTCTGCAATCTGCGGCCCGGCGATTTCGTCCACACCCTGGGCGATGCCCACATCTACCTCAACCACATGGAACAGGTGAGCCTGCAGTTGTCGCGCGACTTCCGCCCGCTGCCGACCATGCGCATCAACCCCGAGGTGACCGACATCTTCGGTTTCAAGTATGAGGACTTCACCTTGGAGAACTACGACCCGCATCCGGGCATCAAGGCGCCGGTCGCGGTGTGA
- a CDS encoding dihydrofolate reductase has product MARINVIAAMAKNRVIGINNTLPWHLPEDLRHFKALTMGHHIIMGRKTYESIGRPLPGRTTVIVTRDPDYRVAGCLTAHSLDAAIAACGSDAEVFFVGGADLYRQILPRADRLYLTEIQAEYEGDAHFPAFDLAAWQETARERHVSAAGLAYHFVTYDRA; this is encoded by the coding sequence ATGGCGCGCATCAACGTCATCGCCGCCATGGCGAAGAATCGGGTGATCGGCATCAACAACACCCTGCCCTGGCACCTGCCGGAAGACCTCAGGCACTTCAAGGCGCTGACCATGGGCCATCACATCATCATGGGGCGCAAGACCTATGAGTCCATCGGCCGCCCGCTGCCGGGCCGCACCACCGTGATTGTGACCCGCGATCCCGACTACCGGGTCGCGGGCTGCCTCACCGCCCATTCCCTCGACGCCGCCATCGCCGCCTGCGGCAGCGATGCCGAGGTCTTCTTCGTCGGCGGCGCCGACCTCTACCGCCAGATCCTGCCCCGCGCCGACCGGCTCTATCTCACCGAGATCCAGGCCGAGTACGAGGGCGATGCCCATTTCCCCGCCTTCGATTTGGCGGCCTGGCAGGAGACGGCGCGCGAGCGGCACGTCAGCGCAGCCGGCCTGGCCTACCACTTCGTCACCTACGACCGGGCCTGA
- the ahpF gene encoding alkyl hydroperoxide reductase subunit F has protein sequence MLDANIKAQLKAYLEKLLQPIELVASLDDSAKSAEMRTLLEDIASLSGKVSLLENGHDARKPSFTVGKVGETARIGFAGLPMGHEFTSLILALLQASGYAPKISDAQVEQIKSLTGEFRFETYISLSCHNCPDVVQALNTMAALNPNIRHVMIDGGLNQAEVEARQIMAVPSVWLNGEPFADGRMALEEILAKVDTGAADREAAKLAEQAPFDVLVVGGGPAGAAAAVYSARKGIRTGVLAERFGGQVMDTLAIENLISVPHTDGPRLGRALEEHVKEYEVDIMNLQRAEALIPGEAGNYHEVRLANGAVLKAKSVILATGARWRELNVPGEQEYRGRGVAYCPHCDGPLFKGKRVAVIGGGNSGVEAAIDLAGVTGHVTLLEFGDALRADAVLQAKLMSLPNVSVIKSAQTTEVNGDGSKVNGLTYIDRASGQSQTLALEGVFVQIGLLPNTDWLKGTLELSKFGEIVVDARGQTSVPGVFAAGDCTTVPYKQIIIAMGEGAKAGLSAFDHLIRTAVPAKEAAAA, from the coding sequence ATGCTCGACGCCAACATCAAGGCCCAGTTGAAGGCCTACCTCGAAAAACTCCTGCAGCCGATCGAACTGGTTGCCAGCCTGGACGACAGCGCCAAGTCGGCCGAGATGCGCACACTGCTGGAGGACATCGCCAGCCTGTCCGGCAAGGTATCTCTGCTGGAGAACGGCCACGACGCCCGCAAGCCGTCCTTCACCGTCGGCAAGGTGGGCGAGACCGCCCGCATCGGCTTCGCCGGCCTGCCCATGGGCCATGAATTCACCTCGCTGATCCTGGCCCTGCTGCAGGCCAGCGGCTACGCGCCCAAGATCAGCGACGCGCAGGTCGAGCAGATCAAGTCGCTGACTGGAGAGTTCCGCTTCGAGACCTACATTTCCCTGTCCTGCCACAACTGCCCGGACGTGGTGCAGGCCCTCAACACCATGGCCGCGCTGAATCCGAACATCCGGCACGTCATGATCGACGGCGGCCTCAATCAGGCCGAGGTCGAGGCCCGCCAGATCATGGCCGTGCCCAGCGTCTGGCTGAACGGCGAGCCGTTCGCCGACGGCCGCATGGCGCTGGAAGAAATCCTGGCCAAGGTCGACACCGGCGCGGCCGACCGCGAGGCCGCGAAGCTGGCGGAGCAGGCCCCGTTCGACGTGCTGGTGGTGGGTGGCGGCCCGGCCGGCGCCGCGGCGGCGGTGTACTCGGCGCGCAAAGGCATCCGCACCGGCGTGTTGGCCGAGCGCTTCGGCGGCCAGGTCATGGACACCCTGGCGATCGAGAACCTGATCTCGGTGCCCCACACCGACGGCCCCAGGCTCGGCCGCGCCCTGGAAGAGCACGTCAAGGAATACGAGGTCGACATCATGAACCTGCAGCGTGCCGAGGCCCTGATCCCCGGCGAGGCAGGTAACTACCACGAGGTGCGTCTGGCCAATGGCGCGGTGCTCAAGGCCAAGAGCGTGATCCTCGCCACCGGTGCCCGCTGGCGCGAGCTCAACGTGCCGGGCGAGCAGGAATACCGCGGCCGTGGCGTGGCCTACTGCCCGCACTGCGACGGCCCCCTGTTCAAAGGCAAGCGCGTGGCGGTGATCGGCGGCGGCAACTCCGGCGTCGAGGCGGCGATCGACCTGGCCGGCGTCACTGGTCACGTCACCCTGCTCGAGTTCGGCGATGCCCTGCGCGCCGACGCGGTGTTGCAGGCCAAGCTCATGAGCCTGCCCAACGTCAGCGTGATCAAGAGCGCCCAGACCACCGAGGTGAACGGTGATGGCAGCAAAGTGAACGGCCTGACCTATATCGACCGGGCCAGCGGCCAGTCGCAGACCCTCGCTCTGGAAGGCGTGTTCGTCCAGATCGGCCTGTTGCCCAACACCGATTGGCTCAAGGGCACGCTCGAACTGTCGAAGTTCGGCGAGATCGTGGTCGACGCCCGCGGCCAGACCTCGGTGCCCGGCGTGTTCGCCGCCGGCGACTGCACCACGGTGCCCTACAAGCAGATCATCATCGCCATGGGCGAGGGGGCCAAGGCCGGCCTGTCGGCCTTCGATCACCTGATCCGCACCGCCGTGCCGGCCAAGGAGGCCGCGGCCGCCTGA
- the ahpC gene encoding alkyl hydroperoxide reductase subunit C, translated as MQSLINTQVQPFKAQAFHNGKFVEVTEKDLHGKWSVLIFMPAAFTFNCPTEIEDAADNYAEFEKVGAEVYVVTTDTHFSHKVWHETSPAVGKAKFPLVGDPTHALTNAFGVHIPEAGLALRGTFVINPEGIIKTMEVHDNAIARDVKETLRKLKAAQYVAAHPNEVCPAKWKEGEATLTPSLDLVGKI; from the coding sequence ATGCAGTCTTTGATCAACACCCAGGTTCAGCCCTTCAAGGCCCAGGCTTTCCACAATGGCAAGTTCGTCGAGGTCACCGAGAAGGATCTGCACGGCAAGTGGTCCGTCCTGATCTTCATGCCGGCCGCCTTCACCTTCAACTGCCCGACCGAGATCGAGGACGCCGCCGACAACTATGCCGAGTTCGAGAAGGTTGGCGCCGAGGTGTACGTCGTCACCACCGACACCCATTTCTCGCACAAGGTGTGGCACGAGACCTCCCCGGCCGTGGGCAAGGCCAAGTTCCCGCTGGTCGGCGATCCCACCCACGCCCTGACCAACGCCTTCGGCGTGCATATCCCGGAAGCCGGCCTGGCCCTGCGCGGCACCTTCGTCATCAACCCCGAAGGCATCATCAAGACCATGGAAGTGCATGACAACGCCATCGCCCGCGATGTGAAGGAGACCCTGCGCAAGCTGAAGGCCGCCCAGTACGTCGCCGCCCATCCCAACGAGGTCTGCCCGGCCAAGTGGAAGGAAGGCGAAGCCACGCTGACGCCGTCTCTGGACCTGGTCGGCAAGATCTAA
- a CDS encoding c-type cytochrome yields MKTLTLVLVAAGLAIAGPVSADEALAKKNMCMNCHSVDKKLMGPSFKDVAAKYKGNKEAEKILAESIVKGSKDKFGKVPMPPQAKAAGDSAALAKWIMSL; encoded by the coding sequence ATGAAGACCCTGACCCTCGTTCTCGTTGCCGCCGGTCTCGCCATCGCCGGCCCCGTGTCCGCCGATGAGGCCCTGGCCAAGAAGAACATGTGCATGAACTGCCACAGCGTCGACAAGAAGCTGATGGGCCCCTCGTTCAAGGACGTCGCCGCCAAGTACAAGGGCAACAAGGAGGCCGAGAAGATCCTGGCCGAGAGCATCGTCAAGGGCAGCAAGGACAAGTTCGGCAAGGTGCCGATGCCGCCGCAGGCCAAGGCCGCTGGCGACTCCGCCGCCCTGGCCAAGTGGATCATGAGCCTGTAA
- a CDS encoding methyl-accepting chemotaxis protein: MTNSILRRVLYSFLGLGAFAAGMFPFYANFFVEWKPGMLVWFVFGCFIAGLFIGIANYYVMNLVLVSKLKRISQVASAIANKDLSFICNIQSNDTIGVIIQSFNDMAGTLRDLIGRTSELSSRVRRDTNSIRSQVDEIHNNVDDQAARMDEIGNSMQNLAGTIGEITEKSSNAADKANEAGDIARQGVSKAQQSIQGMERIHGSVSSATERVAKLGESSQQIGAIVAVIKEIADQTNLLALNAAIEAARAGEQGRGFAVVADEVRKLAEKTAQATSEISGMIQSIQSETQQAIEAIGQGMQEAESGVGTVRATSDALQQITASFDQVASMVQEIAQATGVQNQAVQNVLHNLGQIDALNRKTLENSEQGVAMAGSLTNEANNLDDAVKAFKLN; the protein is encoded by the coding sequence ATGACAAACAGCATCCTGCGTCGCGTTCTCTATTCCTTCCTGGGCCTGGGCGCCTTCGCCGCCGGCATGTTTCCCTTCTACGCCAACTTCTTCGTCGAGTGGAAGCCGGGCATGCTGGTCTGGTTCGTGTTCGGCTGCTTCATCGCCGGCCTGTTCATCGGCATCGCCAACTACTACGTGATGAACCTGGTGCTGGTGTCCAAGCTCAAGCGCATCTCCCAAGTGGCCAGCGCCATCGCCAACAAGGATCTCTCCTTCATCTGCAACATCCAGAGCAACGACACCATCGGCGTCATCATCCAGAGCTTCAACGACATGGCCGGCACGCTGCGCGACCTGATTGGCCGCACCTCCGAGCTGAGCAGCCGCGTCCGCCGCGACACCAACAGCATCCGCTCCCAGGTCGATGAGATCCATAACAACGTCGACGATCAGGCCGCCCGCATGGATGAGATCGGCAACTCCATGCAAAACCTGGCCGGCACTATCGGCGAGATCACCGAGAAATCCTCCAACGCCGCTGACAAGGCCAACGAGGCCGGCGACATCGCCCGCCAGGGCGTAAGCAAGGCCCAGCAGAGCATCCAGGGCATGGAGCGCATCCACGGTTCGGTCAGCAGCGCCACCGAACGGGTGGCCAAGCTGGGCGAAAGCTCGCAACAAATCGGTGCCATCGTCGCGGTGATCAAGGAGATCGCCGACCAGACCAACCTGCTGGCACTGAACGCCGCCATCGAGGCTGCCCGCGCCGGTGAACAGGGGCGCGGCTTCGCCGTGGTGGCCGACGAGGTACGCAAGCTGGCCGAGAAGACCGCCCAGGCGACCAGCGAGATCAGCGGCATGATCCAGAGCATCCAGAGCGAAACCCAGCAGGCGATCGAGGCCATCGGCCAGGGCATGCAGGAGGCCGAATCCGGCGTCGGCACCGTCCGCGCCACCAGCGACGCCCTGCAGCAGATCACCGCCAGCTTCGACCAGGTCGCCAGCATGGTGCAGGAGATCGCCCAGGCCACCGGTGTGCAAAACCAGGCCGTGCAGAACGTGCTCCACAACCTGGGGCAGATCGATGCACTCAACCGCAAGACCCTGGAGAACAGCGAGCAGGGCGTGGCCATGGCCGGCAGCCTGACCAACGAGGCCAACAACCTCGACGACGCGGTCAAGGCCTTCAAACTGAACTAA
- the murI gene encoding glutamate racemase translates to MQINPNNPIGVFDSGVGGLTVVRALMERLPFEHIEYFGDTARVPYGVKSVETIAHYTTQIAQFLLERQVKLLIIACNTMASVSAQVVRDLSPVPVLDVIEAGALAALAASQSRRIGVIGTPTTINSNAYARAIHEVEPDARVVSQACALFVPLVEEGWLDHPVTRLTAQEYLKPVLAERVDTLVLGCTHYPLLKPLLADVTGPQTTLVDSAEAMAERTAALLTDLNLHTPARAPADYHFHVTDVPLRFQTIGERFLGRSLNNVHVVKW, encoded by the coding sequence ATGCAGATCAACCCCAACAATCCCATCGGCGTCTTCGATTCCGGCGTCGGCGGCCTGACCGTGGTGCGCGCCCTGATGGAGCGCCTGCCGTTCGAGCACATCGAGTATTTCGGCGATACCGCCCGGGTGCCCTATGGCGTGAAATCGGTCGAGACCATCGCCCACTACACCACCCAGATCGCCCAGTTCCTGCTCGAGCGCCAGGTCAAGCTCCTGATCATCGCCTGCAACACCATGGCCTCGGTCTCGGCCCAGGTGGTGCGCGACCTGTCGCCGGTGCCCGTGCTCGACGTGATCGAGGCCGGCGCCCTGGCCGCCCTGGCCGCCAGCCAGAGCCGGCGCATCGGCGTCATCGGCACCCCGACCACCATCAACAGCAACGCCTACGCCCGCGCCATCCACGAGGTGGAGCCGGACGCCAGGGTAGTGTCCCAGGCCTGCGCCCTGTTCGTGCCCCTGGTCGAAGAGGGCTGGCTCGACCACCCGGTGACCCGGCTGACCGCCCAGGAATATCTCAAGCCGGTGCTGGCCGAACGGGTCGATACCCTGGTCCTGGGCTGCACCCACTACCCCCTGCTCAAGCCGCTGCTTGCCGACGTGACCGGCCCGCAGACCACCCTGGTCGACTCGGCCGAGGCCATGGCCGAGCGCACCGCCGCCCTGCTCACCGACCTCAACCTGCACACCCCCGCGCGCGCGCCGGCCGACTATCATTTCCATGTCACCGACGTGCCTTTGCGCTTCCAGACCATCGGCGAGCGCTTCCTCGGTCGCTCGCTCAACAACGTCCATGTTGTGAAATGGTGA
- the queG gene encoding tRNA epoxyqueuosine(34) reductase QueG: protein MGHRVSSHSSDSLKAAIRGWGRELGFGAVGFAGIEQPAAEARLLDWLAKGYHGDMDYMARHGTKRARPAELVPGTRSVISVRLDYLPASHAAETILARPERAYISRYALGRDYHKVLRNRLQKLAERIEAEVGPFGYRVFTDSAPVLEVELAAQASLGWRGKHTLLIDRRAGSWFFLGEIYCDLELAPDPPEANHCGSCQACLDICPTRAIVAPYEVDARRCISYLTIELAGSIPTELRPLMGNRIYGCDDCLLACPWNRFAQPTRESDFAPRNGLDTATLIELFAWSGTEFEARLAGSPIRRIGFDRWLRNLAVALGNAPASPAAQAALAARRDHASALVREHVEWALARQAAGAK, encoded by the coding sequence ATGGGGCATCGCGTGTCTTCTCATTCATCGGATTCGCTCAAGGCCGCGATTCGCGGCTGGGGCCGCGAGCTGGGCTTTGGCGCGGTCGGTTTCGCCGGCATCGAGCAGCCGGCGGCCGAGGCCCGGCTGCTCGACTGGCTGGCCAAGGGCTATCACGGCGACATGGATTATATGGCCCGCCACGGCACAAAGCGCGCCCGGCCGGCGGAACTGGTGCCGGGCACCCGCTCGGTGATCAGCGTCCGGCTCGATTACCTGCCGGCCAGCCACGCGGCCGAGACCATTCTCGCCCGGCCCGAGCGCGCCTACATCTCGCGCTACGCGCTGGGCCGCGACTACCACAAGGTGCTGCGCAACCGGCTGCAGAAACTGGCCGAGCGCATCGAGGCCGAAGTGGGACCGTTCGGCTACCGGGTGTTCACCGACAGCGCCCCGGTGCTGGAGGTGGAACTGGCCGCCCAGGCCAGCCTGGGCTGGCGAGGCAAGCACACGCTGCTGATCGACCGCCGGGCCGGCTCCTGGTTCTTCCTGGGCGAGATCTACTGCGACCTCGAATTGGCGCCTGATCCGCCGGAGGCCAACCACTGCGGCAGCTGCCAGGCCTGCCTCGACATCTGCCCGACCCGGGCCATCGTCGCGCCTTACGAAGTCGATGCCCGGCGCTGCATCTCCTATCTGACCATCGAACTGGCCGGCAGCATCCCGACCGAGCTGCGGCCGCTCATGGGCAACCGCATCTACGGCTGCGACGACTGCCTGCTGGCCTGCCCCTGGAACCGCTTCGCCCAGCCCACGCGCGAGAGCGACTTCGCCCCGCGCAACGGCCTCGACACGGCCACGCTGATCGAACTGTTCGCTTGGTCCGGGACCGAGTTCGAGGCGCGGCTGGCCGGCTCGCCCATCCGCCGCATCGGCTTTGATCGCTGGCTGCGCAACCTCGCGGTGGCCCTGGGCAATGCCCCGGCCTCGCCGGCTGCCCAGGCCGCCCTGGCCGCACGGCGCGACCATGCCTCGGCGCTAGTGCGCGAACACGTGGAGTGGGCGCTCGCACGGCAGGCCGCTGGCGCAAAGTAA
- the tsaE gene encoding tRNA (adenosine(37)-N6)-threonylcarbamoyltransferase complex ATPase subunit type 1 TsaE, whose amino-acid sequence MPHAADDSLSLTLPDESATLNLGARLAAVLRPGMTVYLSGDLGAGKTTLVRGLLRSLGFRGRVKSPTYTLVELYEVSSLNLYHFDLYRFADPVEWAEAGFREYFNAGSICLVEWPEKAAGLLPEPDLALRLSWAGEGRQAELVAYTEAGRRCIASLKTA is encoded by the coding sequence ATGCCCCATGCCGCCGATGATAGCCTGAGCCTGACCTTGCCCGACGAATCGGCGACCCTGAATCTGGGTGCCCGTCTGGCCGCGGTGCTGCGTCCGGGGATGACGGTCTACCTCTCTGGCGACCTCGGCGCGGGCAAGACGACCCTGGTGCGGGGGTTGCTCAGAAGCCTCGGTTTTCGCGGTCGGGTGAAGAGTCCGACCTACACCCTGGTTGAACTTTATGAAGTTTCGAGCTTAAATTTATATCACTTTGATTTGTATCGGTTTGCCGACCCGGTCGAATGGGCGGAGGCGGGATTCCGCGAATACTTCAACGCCGGCTCGATCTGCCTGGTCGAATGGCCGGAAAAGGCGGCAGGGCTGCTGCCCGAGCCCGATCTGGCGCTGCGCCTGAGCTGGGCGGGCGAGGGGCGGCAAGCCGAACTGGTTGCTTACACGGAGGCAGGAAGACGTTGCATCGCATCGCTCAAGACCGCTTGA
- a CDS encoding N-acetylmuramoyl-L-alanine amidase, with translation MKPWLLLALGWACAWAFAAQAAVGVKAVRLWPSADYSRIAIELSEEIGFKQFQLKNPERIVLDLEGVEPEAALTELGGKIGAQDPYIAGVRVARNRPGVTRMVIDLKQESRPQIFTLKPFGDYGHRLVLDVYPAATPPALDKQVESAIAQAEQEAKPADKIASIKPGKAGKNEMVRLVTVAIDPGHGGEDPGAIGANGSREKEVTLAVARRLKAQIDRLPNMRAYLTRDGDYFIPLHERVNKARRAQADLFVSIHADAFIRPDARGSSVFALSEKGATSAAARWLAKRENDADLIGGVNIDVKDVYLKQTLLDLSQTATIADSLKLGRAVLDELGEINTLHKPHVEQAGFAVLKAPDIPSILVETAFISNPEEERRLTDDAYQDRLAAAIAGGIKAYFDKNPPLARTRVVQSF, from the coding sequence TTGAAACCTTGGCTGCTGCTGGCGCTGGGCTGGGCCTGCGCCTGGGCGTTCGCCGCCCAGGCCGCGGTCGGGGTCAAGGCGGTACGTCTGTGGCCGTCGGCCGACTACAGCCGCATCGCCATCGAACTGAGCGAAGAGATCGGCTTCAAGCAGTTCCAGCTGAAGAACCCCGAGCGCATCGTGCTCGACCTCGAAGGCGTCGAGCCCGAGGCCGCGCTGACCGAGCTCGGTGGCAAGATCGGCGCCCAGGACCCTTACATTGCCGGGGTGCGGGTCGCCCGCAACCGGCCCGGCGTCACCCGCATGGTGATCGACCTCAAGCAGGAGAGCCGGCCGCAGATCTTCACCTTGAAGCCGTTCGGCGACTACGGCCATCGCTTGGTGCTCGATGTCTATCCGGCTGCGACACCGCCGGCCCTGGACAAGCAGGTGGAAAGCGCCATCGCCCAGGCCGAGCAGGAGGCCAAGCCGGCGGACAAGATCGCCTCGATCAAGCCGGGCAAGGCGGGCAAGAATGAGATGGTGCGTCTGGTCACCGTGGCCATCGACCCCGGCCACGGCGGTGAAGACCCGGGCGCCATCGGCGCCAATGGTTCGCGCGAGAAGGAGGTCACCCTGGCGGTGGCCCGCCGGCTCAAGGCCCAGATCGACCGGCTGCCCAATATGCGGGCCTATCTTACCCGCGACGGCGACTACTTCATCCCCCTGCACGAGCGGGTGAACAAGGCGCGGCGGGCACAGGCCGACCTCTTCGTCTCCATCCATGCCGATGCCTTCATCCGGCCGGATGCCCGCGGCTCCTCAGTCTTCGCCCTGTCGGAGAAGGGCGCGACCTCGGCTGCCGCGCGCTGGCTGGCCAAGCGGGAGAACGACGCCGACCTGATCGGCGGCGTCAACATCGACGTCAAGGATGTCTACCTCAAGCAGACCCTGCTCGACCTGTCGCAGACCGCGACCATCGCCGACAGCCTCAAGCTCGGCCGCGCCGTGCTTGATGAGCTGGGCGAGATCAACACCCTGCACAAGCCGCACGTCGAACAGGCCGGCTTCGCCGTGCTCAAGGCGCCGGACATCCCCTCGATCCTGGTCGAGACCGCCTTCATCTCCAATCCCGAGGAGGAGCGGCGACTGACCGACGATGCCTACCAGGACAGGCTGGCGGCGGCCATCGCCGGCGGCATCAAGGCCTATTTCGACAAGAATCCGCCGTTGGCCCGCACCCGCGTGGTTCAGAGCTTTTGA